Proteins encoded by one window of Culicoides brevitarsis isolate CSIRO-B50_1 chromosome 2, AGI_CSIRO_Cbre_v1, whole genome shotgun sequence:
- the LOC134831063 gene encoding protein rogdi, translated as MMDDKDEEAANLKKEFVWMLRKQVHKELKRIHSILVECAHRFPVPLYNNEGKKQDKFVLTTPPEQLKCIVTLTGDSITHADINFKVQRQQTQVQRTSITQDSPWKLQQVQDAANHLQTAIYHIDDVDSSYKFKSSDEVMHILKLILNALQRGRTALVLPRKKPIDELMKSRNMKSLSPNLPEDLAISFYIQSHKLIFAAYQLTNVQGTMKFEKWQAECSVPWLNEVLVLFTVALQLCQQLKDKVSVFAQYKDFNVEHIPSSEVTPTAATPT; from the exons atgatggaTGACAAAGATGAAGAAGCTGCTAATTTG AAAAAAGAATTTGTCTGGATGCTGAGGAAACAAGTGCACAAGGAATTGAAAAGGATCCATTCAATTTTAGTG GAGTGTGCTCATCGATTCCCTGTGCCGTTGTACAACAACGAAGGCAAGAAGCAGGACAAATTCGTATTGACGACGCCGCCCGAGCAACTTAAATGCATCGTCACGCTAACAGGCGACTCGATAACGCATGCT GATATAAACTTCAAAGTACAACGTCAACAAACGCAAGTACAACGAACGAGCATCACGCAAGACTCTCCATGGAAGTTGCAACAAGTGCAAGATGCCGCAAATCATCTTCAAACGGCGATTTATCACATCGACGACGTCGACAGCTCCTACAAATTCAAGTCTTCGGACGAAGTAATGCACATCCTCAAACTCATTCTGAATGCGCTTCAACGGGGACGAACAGCTCTCGTTTTGCCACGCAAAAAACCCATTGACGAGCTCATGAAAAGTCGCAACATGAAATCCCTGTCGCCCAATTTGCCCGAAGATCTCGCCATCAGTTTCTACATCCAGAGTCACAAGCTCATCTTTGCCGCCTATCAACTCACGAATGTCCAAGGCACgatgaaattcgaaaaatggcAGGCAGAGTGTTCCGTTCCGTGGTTGAATGAAGTTCTCGTACTTTTTACCGTCGCCCTGCAACTGTGTCAACAACTCAAGGACAAAGTGAGCGTTTTTGCGCAATACAAAGACTTTAATGTCGAACACATTCCCTCGTCGGAAGTAACTCCGACCGCTGCAACCCCGACTTAA
- the LOC134832464 gene encoding GTP-binding protein 128up codes for MSTILEKIAQIESEMARTQRNKATAGHLGLLKARLAKLRRELITPKGGGAATEQGFEVAKTGDSRVGFVGFPSVGKSTLLSNLAGVYSEVAAYEFTTLTTVPGCIKYKGAKIQLLDLPGIIEGAKDGKGRGRQVIAVARTCNLIFMVLDVLKPRHHKKLLEHELEGFGLRLNKKPPNIHFKKKEKGGLNLNMTVSQSELDLDLVKSILSEYKIHNADITLRCDATSDDLIDVIEGNRIYIPCIYVLNKIDQISIEELDVIYKIPHCVPISAHHHWNFDDLLEIMWEYLKLVRIYTKPKGQLPDYSSPVVLHSERTSITDFCNKLHRSIAKEFKYALVWGSSVKHQPQKVGIDHILNDEDVVQIVKKV; via the exons atGAGTACAATATTGGAGAAGATCGCCCAAATCGAGTCGGAAATGGCTCGTACCCAACGTAACAAGGCAACTGCCGGGCATTTGGGTTTGTTGAAGGCTCGTTTGGCGAAATTGCGACGAGAGCTTATTACGCCAAAAGGAGGCGGCGCAGCTACTGAACAAGGCTTTGAAGTTGCAAAGACAGGGGACTCCCGTGTTGGATTTGTGGGCTTTCCAAGTGTGGGCAAATCGACCCTCTTGTCCAATTTAGCGGGCGTATACTCTGAAGTAGCTGCCTATGAGTTTACAACTTTAACCACTGTACCGGGTTGCATCAAGTACAAAGgcgcaaaaattcaattactcGATTTGCCCGGAATCATAGAGGGCGCTAAAGATGGCAAAGGTCGAGGTAGACAAGTTATTGCCGTTGCTCGTACTTGCAACTTGATCTTCATGGTTTTGGATGTTCTCAAAC CCCGGCATCACAAAAAACTCCTTGAACACGAGTTGGAAGGTTTCGGTTTGCGTTTGAACAAAAAACCTCCGAATATTCATTtcaagaagaaggaaaaaggCGGTTTGAACTTGAACATGACTGTCAGTCAATCGGAGTTAGATTTGGATTTGGTCAAATCCATTTTGTCCGAATATAAAATTCACAATGCTGACATTACGTTACGATGCGACGCAACTTCGGATGACTTGATTGACGTTATTGAAGGAAATCGGATCTATATTCCGTGCATCTATGTCTTGAATAAAATCGATCAGATCAGCATAGAGGAGTTGGATGTCATCTATAAAATCCCGCATTGTGTTCCCATTTCGGCACATCATCATTGGAATTTTGACGATTTGCTTGAAATTATGTGGGAATACTTGAAATTAGTTCGGATTTATACGAAGCCCAAAGGACAGCTGCCTGATTATAGTTCTCCGGTTGTTTTGCACAGCGAAAGAACGAGCATTACTGATTTTTGTAACAAGTTGCATCGATCTATTGCGAAAGAGTTTAAATATGCGCTCGTTTGGGGATCCTCCGTGAAGCATCAACCGCAAAAAGTTGGAATTGATCATATTTTGAACGATGAGGATGTTGTTCAAATTGTTAAGAAAGTctaa